TCCGGCGGCGCACCGCCGCCCGGCGTCAGTCCGCCAGGTAGTCGTACACCACTTCGCCCAGGCCCAGGGTGAGGTCGGCGATATAGTGGCTGGCGGAGACGACGCCGTGGACCGGCAGCTTGGCGACGTCGCACATCGCATGCTCGAAGAACTGGAGCGCCGCGGGGCCGGTCCAGGCGCCCTTCAGCGTGACGTCCTCCATGTAGTAGCGGACCAGCTCGCAAATGCGCGGCGTCCCGTCGACGTGCGGGATGATCTTGATGAGGAAGGCCGGCTTCTCCATCCCCTTGGCGACCGGCGCGAGGTCGGCCTCGACGTGCTTGTAGCCCATCGTCGCCACCACCACCGGGATCGAGCCGTAGTGCAGCGTGCACACCAGCGTCTCCTTTTCGTGGCGGATCACGGGCGTGGCGAGCTTCTTGGGGAAGCCCCACAGCTCGCGCCCGCCGGCGATGGGCGAGTTGTCGTCGAGGTACATGGCGTGGACGTAGCCGCCTTCCTGGACCTCGCCGGACGGCGTCGTGAAGCGGACCGGGATCACCTGGCCGGTCTCCGTATAGTCACCGAAGCCGGTGGAATCGGGCATGCGGATGAACTCGTAGGCGACCGTATCGCCCACCACCTCGAGCGGCTCCGGCACCACCTTGCGCAGGAGCTCGGGGTCCGTGCGGTAGGTGATGACGATGAACTCGCGATTGTAGAACTTGTAAGGCGGCCGCGGATAGGCCGGGTTGTTCAGCGGCATCGCGAAAGCGTTGGCGCGCACGTCGGCGATCTTCATCGTGATCCTCGTTGCTGCAGAGAGGTCGAACCGGGGCCGCGCGCACCGGGCGCCTGGGGCGTCAGTGCTCGGCGATGTCGAAGGTGGCGATCCCTTCCGGGTTCTGCGGGCGCGCCAGCGCCTCGGGGAAGCGCAGGGTGCGGACCATGTCGGCGTAGCCGGCGGCCCAGTGCTCTTCCATGGTCAGGCGCGAGAACTCGTAGTCCTTGGAGGCGCCCTCGTAGTTCTTGGCGTGGTAGATCAGGTGGACGATGTTGTAGACCTTGTCGTCCGCCTCGGCGATCAGCGCCTTCAGCTCCGGGTCCTCCTCCAGGGCCGCGGCGTCGGGCACCTGCTCCAGGAGGCGGCCCAGCGCGCGGCGCATCCGCTGCATGCGCGTAAAGGCGTCGGTCGCGGCGCGGGTGCGGCTGGAGAAGCGGATGTCCTTCTGGCGCACCTCCTGGGCGACCAGGTCGCGCGGCATCTCGCCCTTGGCGCTCCAAAGATCCACCTGGAAGGCCAGCGTATCCTTGCGCGGCTTGTTCTCCAGCACCCATTGCAGCGGCGTGTTGGAGACCAGGCCGCCGTCCCAGTAGGGCTCGCCGTCCACCAGCGTCGCGGGGAAACCGGGCGGCAGGGATCCGCTCGCCATCACGTGCTCGGGGCCGATCTCGTGGGTGGTCGTGTCGAAATAGGTGAAGTTGCCGGAGCGCACGTTCACCGCCCCCACGCTGAAGCGCATGTCGCCGGCGTTGATTCGGTCGAAGTCGACGAGGCGCTCCAGCGTCGCCCGCAGCGGCGAGACGTCGTAGAAGCTCTGCGCCTCGACCGTGCCGGGGGGCGAGAAGTAGGGCGGCACCAGGCGCGGGGTGAAGAAGGTCGGCGCACCGGCGACGAGGTTGCCGAAGGCGCGCATCTGGTTCACCAGCGAGTGGGCGAAGTCGCCCTTCGGCGCGGTGAAGCCCATCGCCCGCATCAGCTCCACCGGCGGCCCGAGCGGTGCCGCGGTGACGCCCTCCCAAAAAGCCTTCAGCGCGTCGACCCGCTTCTCCGGCGGGTTGCCGGCGATGAGCGCGGAGTTGACGGCGCCGATGGAAATGCCGGCCGTCCAGTCCGGATGCAGGTTCGCCTCGGCGAGGGCCTGGTAGACACCGGCCTGATAGGAGCCGAGCGCGCCGCCGCCTTGCAGCAGCAGGGCGATCCGCTCGAACGGGACGGTCTTCTGCATCCGAGGTTTGCGCGTCGACATAGGGGGCCCTGCTCACTTCGCTCAAACCGTCATCCGGTCGGCAAACCCTATCCGCCCGGGCCCACATCCGAAAGCCGGAAGGTGCCATGTTCGCGCGAACTGGTGTCGAAACATTTCATGCATGGGTTATATTGCAACGACTTGCATGCCGCGCCGGCCATCGGCGGCGCAATGGCGGTGAGACGATCGGCCCGTCGACCGCGGTGCCGAGTGGTCCTGGTTTTGCATGCCATCGTGCGGATTGCGTCGTGCCGCCGGTCGTGCCCCGGTATTGCTGCGTGCGCCGCCAACCGCCAAACAGGAGCATCCGCTTGAACACCCGCCACACGATCCGCGCCCTCGTCGCCGGCACCGCGCTGTCGCTGTCCGGCTTCGCCGCCCACGCCCAGGACACCAAGGTCAGCTTCGTGCTCGACTGGGCCTGGCAGGCGATGCACGGTCCCTTCCTCATCGCGCTGGACAAGGGCTACTACGAGGACGAAGGCCTCGACGTCACGATCGACCGCGGCTTCGGCAGCGGCGATACGATCTCCAAGGTCGCCTCCGGCGCCTACGACATCGGCTTCGCCGAGGGCACCGGCCTCTTCAAGTTCAACACCGACAATCCCGAAGAACGCGTCATCCAGGTGATGGTCATCAACGACCAGTCGCCGACGGGCGTCATCTCCATGGCGGACGCCGGGATCTCCGAGCCGGGCGACCTCATCGGCAAGAAGATCTCCGCCACGCAGAACGAGGCGACGGTGCTCACCTGGCCGGTGGTGGCCAAGCTGCACGACCTCGACCCGGAGGGCGTCGAGTTCCTGTTCGTGGAGCCGAACCTGCGCGACGCGATGGTGCTCCAGGGCCAGGCGAACGCGACCTTCGGCTTCGCGACGACGACGGTCCTCAACATGGTCGGCACCGGGCTCGACCTCGACGAGATCGGCTACACCACGTTCGCCGAGTGGGGCCTGAAGCCTTACAGCTCCGGCATCCTGATCAAAGCGTCCTACGCCGAGGAGCACCCCGAGGTGGTGAAGGGCTTCGTCAAGGCGACGATGAAGGGCCTGATCGAGATGCTGGAAGACCCGGAAGAGGGGCTGGCGCTTCTGAAGAAGCGTGAGCCGCTGGTCGACGCCGAGGTCGAGGCCGCGCGCTGGGAACTCGCCAAGGAGCTCTCGATCGTGACGCCGGACGTGATCGAAAACGGTATCAGCGAGGTCGACCCGGAGCGCTTCGCGAC
This portion of the Acuticoccus sp. I52.16.1 genome encodes:
- a CDS encoding patatin-like phospholipase family protein; its protein translation is MQKTVPFERIALLLQGGGALGSYQAGVYQALAEANLHPDWTAGISIGAVNSALIAGNPPEKRVDALKAFWEGVTAAPLGPPVELMRAMGFTAPKGDFAHSLVNQMRAFGNLVAGAPTFFTPRLVPPYFSPPGTVEAQSFYDVSPLRATLERLVDFDRINAGDMRFSVGAVNVRSGNFTYFDTTTHEIGPEHVMASGSLPPGFPATLVDGEPYWDGGLVSNTPLQWVLENKPRKDTLAFQVDLWSAKGEMPRDLVAQEVRQKDIRFSSRTRAATDAFTRMQRMRRALGRLLEQVPDAAALEEDPELKALIAEADDKVYNIVHLIYHAKNYEGASKDYEFSRLTMEEHWAAGYADMVRTLRFPEALARPQNPEGIATFDIAEH
- a CDS encoding acetoacetate decarboxylase translates to MKIADVRANAFAMPLNNPAYPRPPYKFYNREFIVITYRTDPELLRKVVPEPLEVVGDTVAYEFIRMPDSTGFGDYTETGQVIPVRFTTPSGEVQEGGYVHAMYLDDNSPIAGGRELWGFPKKLATPVIRHEKETLVCTLHYGSIPVVVATMGYKHVEADLAPVAKGMEKPAFLIKIIPHVDGTPRICELVRYYMEDVTLKGAWTGPAALQFFEHAMCDVAKLPVHGVVSASHYIADLTLGLGEVVYDYLAD
- a CDS encoding ABC transporter substrate-binding protein yields the protein MNTRHTIRALVAGTALSLSGFAAHAQDTKVSFVLDWAWQAMHGPFLIALDKGYYEDEGLDVTIDRGFGSGDTISKVASGAYDIGFAEGTGLFKFNTDNPEERVIQVMVINDQSPTGVISMADAGISEPGDLIGKKISATQNEATVLTWPVVAKLHDLDPEGVEFLFVEPNLRDAMVLQGQANATFGFATTTVLNMVGTGLDLDEIGYTTFAEWGLKPYSSGILIKASYAEEHPEVVKGFVKATMKGLIEMLEDPEEGLALLKKREPLVDAEVEAARWELAKELSIVTPDVIENGISEVDPERFATAARQIAEAYGITLTPESENYFDPSFLPPLEDRRVPDAAK